A single genomic interval of Candidatus Poribacteria bacterium harbors:
- a CDS encoding Gfo/Idh/MocA family oxidoreductase, which produces MSNQTTKVRAAVVGLGWPGMQHLKGYTADPRSEVIAVCDLDETQVEKVATEHKIPNTYTNHLEMLENKDIDAVSVCLPNFLHAPITIDTLKAGKHVLCEKPPARSALEAKAMADAAAENGKTLMYALVQRFDGSSQRLKRLVKAGELGDVYFGKAAYVRRRGIPIGKEGWFVDRERSGGGALIDIGVHALDCIWWLMNAPRPVEVMGRSYAHFGHLVPDDVKYDVDDGTFAQILFENGAIIILETTWALNLPGDNYIKIAGTKAGATLNPFTLYTEKDGKEVDKPLDAPSINGFDEEVKHFVECIVEDKTPISSAEQGIMLMQMLDGIYESSEKGRSVSITDLNTAKG; this is translated from the coding sequence ATGTCAAATCAAACAACGAAAGTCCGCGCGGCTGTCGTTGGTCTCGGTTGGCCCGGGATGCAGCATCTCAAAGGTTATACCGCCGATCCGCGTTCAGAGGTTATTGCTGTCTGTGACTTAGACGAGACGCAAGTCGAAAAAGTCGCAACGGAACATAAAATCCCGAATACCTACACCAATCACTTAGAGATGTTGGAGAACAAAGATATTGATGCTGTAAGTGTGTGTTTACCGAATTTCCTTCACGCGCCGATCACTATTGATACGTTGAAGGCTGGCAAGCATGTGCTATGTGAGAAACCGCCCGCTCGGAGCGCACTGGAAGCAAAGGCTATGGCGGATGCCGCTGCCGAAAACGGTAAGACTTTAATGTACGCGCTCGTCCAGCGGTTTGATGGTAGTTCCCAGCGGCTGAAGCGTCTTGTGAAAGCAGGCGAACTCGGTGATGTTTATTTCGGTAAAGCCGCTTATGTCCGACGGCGCGGTATTCCGATTGGTAAAGAAGGTTGGTTTGTCGATAGGGAACGTTCCGGTGGCGGTGCGCTCATCGATATCGGGGTCCATGCGTTAGATTGTATCTGGTGGTTAATGAACGCTCCGAGACCGGTTGAAGTTATGGGTAGGTCGTATGCCCACTTTGGGCATCTTGTGCCAGATGATGTTAAATACGATGTTGACGATGGGACATTCGCGCAAATCCTGTTTGAAAACGGCGCGATTATTATCCTCGAAACAACGTGGGCACTGAACCTGCCGGGCGATAATTACATTAAAATCGCTGGAACGAAAGCAGGCGCGACGCTCAATCCATTCACCCTCTACACGGAAAAAGATGGCAAAGAAGTGGATAAACCGCTTGACGCGCCTTCAATTAACGGATTTGACGAAGAGGTAAAACACTTCGTGGAGTGCATAGTGGAAGATAAGACCCCTATCTCTTCAGCGGAACAGGGTATCATGCTGATGCAGATGCTTGACGGTATTTACGAATCCTCAGAGAAGGGGCGGTCTGTGTCCATCACTGACCTCAACACCGCGAAGGGATGA
- a CDS encoding prolyl oligopeptidase family serine peptidase has product MNSLTLENLLKFNTFAVRVPIDISSDGNWIAYNTRNREAYEGGVGDSAYSQTGVAFEMVQATVWVTNTRTGEHRNLTPNWGSSWAPRWSPDGARLAFFSDQRGKPHLFIWNRETEEIQEFTSTTVRTFFGFEVPKWTPDGRFILVRSISSADVPIFDESMQDKPQVLPKVSQETSFVEVYESENGQLQGERHETRDIERSVNLIILDTKTGKTLSLMKGYETSSIDIAPNGEQVAVMVCLGYETPTSLQLIYDLYVLPLSAELSNVSSADIEPLVRKIRLQDAGITVSWSSDSRCVAWTTAGDMASGDAFIVDIETNIVRNLTESFNINLGRDYQPPLWMGENEALLCLAEGEIWKVPVNSGKIQNLTENFEFFVHDVFYQSEGYASWTIDNAITIKVYDAERKCHSFYRFNLTNNTTTLLRSEDKHRTTHTGRFYKDVAEKTGEFIYVVESNQEPPNIWMSDANFESPRQITDINPQVQTIDFGRSEFIEWTLEDGETVKGILVLPSEASEKNPAPMIVSVYPGITPSTEINNTFALGKGLGSNHPGMFASRGYALLFPDFPIQNIEPYNQFSDVILPGVDAAISTKMVDAERLGVVGHSHGGYAVNVLITQTTRFKAAVAFASMSNLISEYLVNTGIGPGWYETGRGGMGGTLWEFPQRYINGSPVFHLDQVQTPLLLIHGDKDFIPFEQAQEMFNGLARLGKEVVLLKYKESDHFLGSWSNEKLADYWERVLNWFDEYLK; this is encoded by the coding sequence CCTAACCCCGAACTGGGGATCAAGTTGGGCACCAAGGTGGTCCCCTGATGGAGCGCGTCTTGCATTTTTCTCAGACCAGAGGGGTAAACCTCACCTATTCATCTGGAATCGTGAGACTGAAGAAATACAGGAGTTTACATCGACAACTGTTCGTACCTTCTTTGGCTTTGAAGTGCCTAAATGGACACCAGATGGACGTTTCATTCTTGTCAGATCCATTTCTTCAGCAGATGTTCCAATCTTCGATGAATCTATGCAAGACAAACCCCAAGTTTTACCTAAAGTTTCACAAGAAACCTCTTTTGTTGAAGTCTATGAGTCGGAAAATGGGCAACTTCAAGGAGAGCGACATGAAACAAGAGATATAGAACGTAGCGTAAACTTGATTATTCTTGATACCAAGACCGGTAAAACACTCTCGTTGATGAAGGGGTATGAGACTTCAAGTATTGATATTGCTCCTAATGGTGAGCAAGTGGCTGTCATGGTTTGTCTGGGATATGAAACACCAACATCTCTACAACTAATATATGATCTTTATGTTTTACCTCTGTCAGCGGAGTTAAGTAATGTTTCATCTGCGGACATTGAACCGCTTGTAAGAAAAATTCGACTTCAAGATGCTGGTATTACTGTCAGTTGGTCCTCGGATTCAAGGTGCGTGGCATGGACAACAGCAGGAGATATGGCATCAGGAGATGCTTTTATTGTTGACATAGAAACTAATATAGTTCGTAATCTCACAGAAAGTTTTAATATAAATCTTGGACGAGATTATCAACCGCCTCTCTGGATGGGAGAAAACGAAGCACTCCTCTGTCTTGCGGAAGGGGAAATATGGAAAGTGCCCGTAAACAGTGGTAAAATACAAAACTTGACGGAAAATTTTGAGTTTTTCGTTCACGATGTATTCTACCAAAGCGAGGGGTATGCCTCTTGGACGATTGACAACGCTATCACAATAAAAGTTTATGACGCGGAACGGAAATGTCACAGTTTTTATCGTTTCAACCTCACAAATAACACAACTACACTTTTGCGATCAGAGGACAAGCACCGGACCACTCATACAGGTCGCTTTTATAAAGATGTGGCAGAGAAAACCGGAGAATTTATTTATGTTGTTGAAAGTAATCAAGAACCACCAAATATCTGGATGAGTGATGCTAATTTTGAATCTCCGCGGCAAATTACAGACATTAATCCACAGGTACAAACTATTGATTTTGGCAGGAGCGAATTTATTGAGTGGACACTTGAAGATGGAGAAACGGTTAAAGGAATCCTCGTGCTACCCTCTGAGGCATCTGAGAAAAATCCTGCACCGATGATTGTAAGTGTCTATCCAGGAATAACGCCTTCGACAGAAATCAATAACACCTTTGCTCTCGGCAAGGGCTTGGGGAGTAACCATCCGGGTATGTTTGCTTCGCGAGGCTATGCGCTTTTATTCCCTGACTTCCCCATACAGAACATCGAGCCATACAACCAGTTTTCAGATGTTATTCTTCCAGGTGTTGACGCAGCTATTTCGACTAAAATGGTAGATGCAGAACGGTTAGGAGTCGTCGGTCATAGTCACGGTGGATATGCCGTGAATGTCCTTATCACACAAACAACGCGATTTAAAGCGGCGGTCGCTTTTGCGTCTATGAGTAACTTAATCAGTGAGTACCTTGTTAATACAGGAATTGGTCCCGGTTGGTACGAGACTGGAAGGGGAGGGATGGGCGGGACCCTGTGGGAATTTCCGCAACGTTATATCAATGGTTCACCAGTCTTCCATCTGGATCAAGTTCAGACCCCTTTGCTGCTTATTCACGGAGATAAAGATTTCATTCCCTTTGAACAGGCTCAGGAAATGTTCAACGGACTCGCGCGTCTTGGAAAAGAGGTTGTGTTGTTGAAATACAAGGAGTCAGACCATTTTCTTGGCTCTTGGTCAAACGAAAAACTTGCCGATTATTGGGAGCGGGTCCTAAACTGGTTTGACGAATATCTGAAATAA